The sequence below is a genomic window from Zygosaccharomyces rouxii strain CBS732 chromosome D complete sequence.
TATTCTATTGTTAATATAGCAGGATCTGTTGTTCCCACATTTAATCCAGCATTCCGTGTATGGGAGTATAACATTACGGGATTAGaccaagaagaattaccGGGAAGACAGTCTTGGGATAAATTTTATGATAAACTAGAACAAATTATGTCAGAGGACGTACATCTGGATAACAATAAGAAGAACAGCCCGGATAAGACCATTCCTAAGGCCAAACCGTCAGACTTACCATTGGGACCAGGATATGAAGCGCAGCTGTTTTCCCCCACGAAATTTGTCCAATACTACGCAGATTTGGACTCAATAGATAAGGAGTACAGAAGGTTGATCAAGCAAGGTGTTGATCAGGTGACCGCAGGCGAAAGGGCATTTGACTACAAGGTGGAATACACTTCACAAGATGAACCATATCCGATGTCAAACCTTCTTGTAAGGGATTACATTACACTTGCATCCAACTTAGCTGGAAACAAAACACAATGGAAAGAATACGTCTACAGATCATTCATATCATCTGGATATAAAGATAGTAAAGATTAAATTGTTAAAATGAAAGCTAATTAAAGCTCccttttaaaaaaaaaaaaagtgcaTCAAAAGGTAGGAGAGAGTATATATTTGTTCGACGTGAAAATTACACAAGTCTCCATGTTTTATTGGAATATGTCTAAAGACCTTTTGTATCATCTTGATATAAGGACATTAAAGGttaaaataaaaaacaAATTAAAATTCCTCTAAAAAAACGTGTAtaaaatgagaaaaaaatacatTCGTTAGGCTAACGTAAAAATTGTACTACTCTGTTTATTTGTGAGCTTCAGAGAAGTATTCCTTGGATTCCTTGACACCTGGCTTGATGGTAGCGGAACCTGGGGTCCAGTTACATGGCAAAACGGTACCGTTCTTGTCAGTCCATTGGAAACCTTCGACAACTCTCAATGCTTCTTCGACGTTTCTACCAACTGGCAAGTCGTTGATAGTAATGTGTCTAACAATACCCTTAGGGTCGATAACGAACAAACCTCTTAGAGCAACACCTTCGTCTTCCAACAAGACACCGTAGTCTCTAGACAAAGAGTGGTTGTTGTCGGAAACCAATGGGATGTTAACATGACCCAAACCACcgtctttcttttcaacgTTGGTCCATGCTAGCAAAGAGTATTCAGAGTCAGTAGAAGCGAATAGAACTTCAACACCCAAGTCCTTGAATCTCTTGTAAGCGTCAGAGAAGGCAACAATTTCAGTTGGGCAAACGAAAGTGAAAGCCATTGGGACGAAAGCCAAAACGACGTACTTACCCTTGTATTGATCCAAGGAGACTTCTTCAAAGACACCATCAACGACGGCGGTCTTCTTGAAGTATGGAGCTGGCTTTTGAACTAGGGCGACCATTGCGTAATGTATAactttttaaaattgacTGAATATGAACTGTtgtttgaatcaattgatcctGATGTTCTTAGAGTGATAACACTAAGCTACAACTCATTCTATCTATTTGAAGAGGCTGCCTTTTatacttttccaaaaggtATTGAAAAAGGGATCCATCCTTTAAAGACCCCTGTTACCCTGCTCTTGAATTTGTAATTTGACCATCAAGTCTCGACTTGTTTGTTGTGGTAAACGAATCCTTTAGAAGGCCGAAGACCGAAGCTCGAGTCAATTGCTTAGTGATTGACGTTAATAGCTAGAAAACTGTAAATCTCCCTCAGCCTGTATACGAACCAGTTTGGAATTCAGAAAGATCCAGTCGTTCAATCTTGATTACATACAATAAAGAGGTGCGATACGTAAAAGTGATAGTCACATGCAATTAAATTACTCATCTGCGTTATGTAATGCAGCGCCGGAGGCACCTGGGCGCTCTTGAAGCAGTTGTTCTTGATCgtcgttgttgttggtcTCAACAACAGGTGCAGTTGGATTTTGCTCTTCCTGTTGTGCGTGTCGCTGCTCTTCTCTTGAACGCTTACGGTCTTCGAGAATGGTATCGACTCTGCGTTTGATAGGCGGTATAAAgatgagaaagaaaaggattATATTTTTCGCAATGGCTGATACGAGGTTATCCTGCATCGGATTAGGTACGACTTGTTCCAGGATTGTCATGGTTAATTGGGATGGCCTTGACCTCTCGATCTGCCATTGTATAGTCCTGAATAGGCGTCTATGAAGAGGCAATCTCTGAGGAGAAGTGATTCTTTCCACATCTTTTTGTCCTAATTTCAATAGTTTTTTCCACGATTCTTGATAAGAATGTGGCATTACCGCTCTGCTGTCTTCGTAGATTCTTAGACAAGAGACCATAAACTCGTCTAATGGTTCTTTACGAATAGTACCCTGGCCCACGCCCTTTAGAAAATGGTGCCATGCTTGTGCGCCGTGCTGttcattaaattcttcaaaagtgtaATTTTGTTGTAACCGTTGACGTTCTTCACCTAGATTGGATGCCATGAAGATCTCAATCACGACTGGATGTGAGTCACAGTCTCTGTAGAAAAATCTTGTAAGTCTTTTGTCGATGATGTGGTCTTTCACCTCACAGTAAGTAGACTCGTCGATAGAATTGAGGTCGAAAAAACTAATCCACATGTCCCACACTTCTCTTGTACTCCAAATGGTTCTCAGCAGTATGAGAATGGCAACCAATGTGATATACTTTCTGGGGAAAATGGTGGATAATTCCaatacaaagaaaaatgggATCACTGAATTGTTGGCAATCAAATAAAAAGTCTTGATGAGGAGTAAAAGACCTGAAAATACGCCGGTCCATGAAACCAATCGATTCTGTACTTCATTACCAGTGGACACTTGAGTATCATTATCAATTGGCCATGGATGAGGAATCTCATTAGCGGTAAAACGGGTTCCTAAGGAGGATTCTACGCGATTGATCAGTTGTGGTGATAGACTGACTACACCATGGGATATGATGAAATCCTGTGGAGTCACTGGAAACACCTGGTCGTTGACCTCCAGTTGCGCATTAACAGTGTTTAATTTTTCCGAAGGAATCCAGACTTGCTCGCCATCGACATTGCACTGAGTGAAACTTTCTTGGCCTCTTTCAATTGGCACACCTGATTCTGTTATAAATTCTTGCTGCACCGTAGGCTGTAGCGTAGGAGATTCGGCATCTGTGTGAGTTGCAGATGTGGTAGCTATACCTGGCGCGGTTGCCGTTGCCGCTGCTGCTGCCGCTGCCGTAGGTCCAGCTGTGGCAGAAGTTGGGTTGAGATCCGGCAAAACGGACGAGTGACCTGCTTGTCTCGTAGACTCTTGCCGTTGTGAAGAATAGTGGTTATGCTGATGTTCCTGTTGCTGGTTTCGTTGTTGACGCTGTTGATcttgctgttgttgttgtgatCTTGTATTCATGAAATCAAACCTATCGGGATTATGGAACAATTCACTCCAGAATCCAGGTCCCGGTTCGGTGTATTCCTGACTGATATAAACGTGCAATTTCGCACCT
It includes:
- the TSA2 gene encoding thioredoxin peroxidase TSA2 (highly similar to uniprot|P34760 Saccharomyces cerevisiae YML028W TSA1 and to uniprot|Q04120 Saccharomyces cerevisiae YDR453C TSA2 Thioredoxin- peroxidase); its protein translation is MVALVQKPAPYFKKTAVVDGVFEEVSLDQYKGKYVVLAFVPMAFTFVCPTEIVAFSDAYKRFKDLGVEVLFASTDSEYSLLAWTNVEKKDGGLGHVNIPLVSDNNHSLSRDYGVLLEDEGVALRGLFVIDPKGIVRHITINDLPVGRNVEEALRVVEGFQWTDKNGTVLPCNWTPGSATIKPGVKESKEYFSEAHK
- the USA1 gene encoding Usa1p (some similarities with uniprot|Q03714 Saccharomyces cerevisiae YML029W USA1 Protein that interacts in the two-hybrid system with the U1 snRNP-specific protein Snp1p may have a role in pre-mRNA splicing); this translates as MECLALSPLKFSIWSTDWSLIRTNLFVNAHPKASVARLLQYIHWQMWLQWRCVNNGKEDAVLGSVSDYTFFYGHRQLDLEMLLQDIEPDGKGFIKLQLEKRQTHSGVAINLDYDMESEFEGLNLHINVNTLSVEKMASQLEYVPMGFTVGRLKKLALKILTDYETDENRRSICKLKDDHSMQDLLGLSVKGRKENIHLNNEKISELYEDMTIAEFLGIDFAPQNNSFFNLMFKVRHDQSYLDAEENITIEFVSDARLTMNQMVVTPNTTVEQVKEFICSAYTHALRLSPNDVKLIYKGQLLHRLDLAGNLAKIMEYVKEPEGAKLHVYISQEYTEPGPGFWSELFHNPDRFDFMNTRSQQQQQDQQRQQRNQQQEHQHNHYSSQRQESTRQAGHSSVLPDLNPTSATAGPTAAAAAAATATAPGIATTSATHTDAESPTLQPTVQQEFITESGVPIERGQESFTQCNVDGEQVWIPSEKLNTVNAQLEVNDQVFPVTPQDFIISHGVVSLSPQLINRVESSLGTRFTANEIPHPWPIDNDTQVSTGNEVQNRLVSWTGVFSGLLLLIKTFYLIANNSVIPFFFVLELSTIFPRKYITLVAILILLRTIWSTREVWDMWISFFDLNSIDESTYCEVKDHIIDKRLTRFFYRDCDSHPVVIEIFMASNLGEERQRLQQNYTFEEFNEQHGAQAWHHFLKGVGQGTIRKEPLDEFMVSCLRIYEDSRAVMPHSYQESWKKLLKLGQKDVERITSPQRLPLHRRLFRTIQWQIERSRPSQLTMTILEQVVPNPMQDNLVSAIAKNIILFFLIFIPPIKRRVDTILEDRKRSREEQRHAQQEEQNPTAPVVETNNNDDQEQLLQERPGASGAALHNADE